The proteins below come from a single Caulobacter segnis ATCC 21756 genomic window:
- a CDS encoding polysaccharide deacetylase family protein, which yields MRSSAPLVFRLILGRELRLWARAGRAPLLWWRDDDARAPTEALDRLLELSRRHNAPLTLAAIAGPHLPALVRRVEAAPAVEIAIHGFNHINRQPPGRGFGEIVAEDSLEWVGAQLRATVMAFHRAGARPTLFVPPWNNLAPQLLEAVGGSAITAISAFDENRQSGQGAMRLDAHLDVLRWKGGGRFRGRWRFLSRMRRLMAKRRLSGRWDEPMGVLTHHLDHDAATWAFLDEFLAAFPIHARADLMLAAPPEREALSA from the coding sequence ATGCGGAGTTCAGCGCCCCTCGTCTTTCGTCTGATCCTGGGCCGAGAGCTGCGCCTCTGGGCGAGGGCCGGCCGCGCGCCCCTGCTGTGGTGGCGCGACGATGACGCGCGCGCGCCGACCGAAGCGCTCGATCGACTGCTGGAGCTGTCGCGACGCCACAACGCCCCGCTGACCTTGGCCGCGATCGCCGGGCCGCACCTCCCCGCGCTGGTCCGACGGGTCGAGGCCGCGCCGGCGGTGGAGATCGCCATCCACGGGTTCAACCACATCAACCGCCAGCCGCCGGGGCGAGGCTTCGGCGAGATCGTCGCCGAAGACAGCCTCGAGTGGGTCGGCGCTCAGTTGCGCGCTACGGTGATGGCGTTCCATCGGGCGGGCGCCCGACCGACGTTGTTCGTGCCGCCCTGGAACAATCTCGCGCCGCAACTTCTGGAGGCGGTCGGCGGCTCGGCCATCACCGCTATTTCGGCCTTCGACGAGAACCGCCAGTCGGGCCAGGGCGCGATGCGCCTGGACGCTCACCTCGACGTGCTGCGCTGGAAGGGAGGCGGCCGGTTCAGGGGGCGCTGGCGCTTCCTGTCACGGATGCGCCGCCTGATGGCCAAGCGCCGGCTTTCGGGTCGGTGGGACGAGCCCATGGGCGTCCTGACCCATCATCTGGATCACGATGCGGCGACCTGGGCGTTCTTGGATGAGTTCCTGGCGGCCTTCCCGATCCACGCGCGAGCGGATCTGATGCTGGCCGCTCCGCCGGAACGAGAAGCGCTCAGCGCCTGA
- a CDS encoding glycosyltransferase family 2 protein yields the protein MAKLSALLCVHNEEQRLPACLAALAFCDEIVVVADRCNDGTEAIARQYGARVISGIFPIEGARKHAGLARCTGDWVLELDADEGVTSAFAEEVRETIGRAGAADWYQVPIDNYIGDQLVRHGWGGSFGTSSAARLFRLGVKSWKSERVHPGAKLDGVYGGRLTQPLRHMVDEDIGDMFARLSRYTALRAQDLADSGKIKSVADDAFRGVRRFLKCYISRKGYREGDLGFLISLMAGLYPILSNLRAREILRSRARDVADLPSSAPLPLRRVEAASQ from the coding sequence ATGGCCAAGCTTTCCGCGTTGCTCTGCGTGCACAACGAGGAGCAGCGTCTGCCCGCCTGCCTGGCGGCCCTGGCGTTCTGCGACGAGATCGTCGTCGTCGCCGATCGCTGCAACGACGGCACCGAGGCCATCGCGCGCCAATACGGCGCCCGCGTCATTTCAGGCATCTTCCCGATCGAGGGCGCGCGCAAGCACGCCGGCCTGGCGCGCTGCACAGGCGACTGGGTGCTGGAGCTGGACGCCGACGAAGGGGTGACCTCCGCCTTCGCTGAGGAAGTGCGCGAAACCATCGGCCGCGCCGGCGCGGCCGACTGGTATCAAGTGCCGATCGACAACTACATCGGCGACCAGTTGGTTCGTCACGGTTGGGGCGGTTCGTTCGGCACGTCCTCGGCGGCGCGCCTGTTCCGCTTGGGCGTCAAGTCGTGGAAGTCCGAGCGCGTGCACCCCGGCGCCAAGCTCGATGGCGTCTATGGCGGCCGCCTGACCCAGCCCCTGCGTCACATGGTCGACGAGGACATTGGCGACATGTTCGCCCGCCTGTCCCGCTACACGGCCTTGCGCGCTCAGGACCTGGCCGACAGCGGCAAGATCAAGAGCGTCGCGGACGACGCGTTCCGCGGCGTCCGCCGGTTCCTCAAGTGCTACATCTCACGCAAGGGCTATCGGGAAGGCGACCTCGGCTTCCTGATCTCGCTGATGGCGGGCCTCTATCCGATCCTGTCGAACCTGCGCGCCCGCGAGATCCTGCGTAGCCGGGCCCGGGATGTCGCCGACCTGCCGTCGTCGGCTCCGCTGCCCCTGCGTCGCGTTGAGGCGGCGAGCCAGTAA
- a CDS encoding TonB-dependent receptor, with the protein MRLDIRKATASETLIELGVRMGVSVGGVDACSGSGAPLVGAFTLREALDRAIAGRGCAYAFVDSRTIRFSPVRPAPRPQIVARPVTPAVVEPVAPLAPLIVTAGKRPARLGSLPGGVSVIGSPQLQDTGVGETASVSRQTAGFITTNLGAARNKILLRGLSDGTFTGRTQSTVGTYLDDLPVNYNAPDPDLRLIDVDRVEVLRGPQGALYGGGSLSGIYRIVTRPPELGVYAASAGTTFADTESGSNSYRFEGLVNVPTSAQSALRAMIYHDVDGGYLDDVNLRLSNVDRTTRRGGRVAWRAERGEWEVRLGAAGQSVSSKDTQYVTLAPGGPRRANQVRENHRNRLGQTSLKVSGAGDWGRFESVTGYVTHKFASRYDATLALTQFAEEGLELGLYDESSRVRMAIEDALYTGPERGRLRWMVGAFAASSIEEGDAELRVRTSNATRTIYNEDRKDLLNEYAVYGEASYDLGGGWKAAVGGRSFKTSVHTRSYVLAPSPGVSRDLDRKASFSGFSPKISLQRDLSGGGMIYVLTSEGYRAGGFNSGGLVTPSETRRTFRPDHLRNYELGATLTPFNARLNLRTALFYVDWRDIQTDQYFSSGLSYTANIGDGRNRGVEIEAAWRATGRLTVSGNALFNEPKLTRIAPGFGIGATASLPGVPDVSFGSLITYHRPLTANASMMLTAETGYIGRSRLTFDPRYSPSMGGYYTGKLSAQVMTDRWRAAMFVSNPWNSSSDTFAYGNPFSFGQVRQVTPQRPRTWSLALSANF; encoded by the coding sequence GTGCGGCTGGATATCCGCAAGGCCACCGCCTCGGAAACCCTGATCGAGCTCGGCGTGCGGATGGGCGTGAGCGTCGGCGGCGTCGACGCCTGTAGCGGATCGGGAGCGCCCCTCGTCGGCGCTTTCACGCTGCGGGAGGCCCTCGACCGCGCCATTGCGGGACGAGGCTGCGCCTACGCCTTCGTCGATTCCCGTACGATCCGCTTCTCGCCGGTCAGGCCCGCGCCCAGGCCGCAGATCGTCGCCCGACCGGTCACGCCGGCCGTGGTCGAACCCGTCGCGCCGCTCGCCCCGCTGATCGTCACCGCCGGCAAACGCCCCGCGCGGCTGGGCAGCCTTCCCGGCGGCGTCAGCGTCATCGGCTCGCCTCAGTTGCAGGACACCGGCGTCGGCGAGACCGCCTCGGTGTCGCGCCAGACGGCCGGCTTCATCACCACCAACCTGGGCGCGGCGCGCAACAAGATCCTGCTGCGCGGCCTCTCCGACGGCACCTTCACCGGGCGCACCCAATCGACAGTGGGCACCTATCTCGACGATCTGCCGGTCAACTATAACGCCCCCGATCCGGACTTGCGGCTGATCGACGTCGATCGCGTGGAGGTGCTGCGCGGCCCGCAGGGCGCCCTCTACGGCGGCGGCTCGCTGAGCGGCATCTACCGCATCGTCACGCGCCCTCCTGAACTCGGCGTCTATGCGGCGTCGGCCGGGACCACCTTCGCCGACACGGAGTCCGGGTCCAACAGCTATCGCTTCGAGGGCCTGGTCAACGTACCGACCAGCGCCCAATCGGCCTTGCGAGCCATGATCTATCATGACGTCGACGGCGGCTATCTGGACGATGTGAACCTGCGCCTGTCGAACGTGGACAGAACCACGCGCCGCGGCGGCCGCGTGGCCTGGCGCGCCGAGCGCGGCGAGTGGGAGGTCCGGCTGGGCGCCGCCGGTCAGAGCGTCTCGTCCAAGGACACCCAGTACGTCACCCTGGCTCCCGGCGGTCCGCGCCGGGCCAACCAGGTGCGCGAGAATCATCGCAACCGGCTGGGGCAGACCTCTCTGAAGGTCAGCGGCGCGGGCGACTGGGGTCGCTTCGAGTCGGTGACCGGCTATGTCACCCACAAGTTCGCCAGCCGCTACGACGCCACCCTGGCCCTCACCCAATTCGCCGAAGAGGGCCTCGAGCTTGGCCTGTACGACGAAAGTTCGCGGGTGCGGATGGCCATCGAGGACGCGCTCTACACCGGTCCCGAGCGGGGCCGGCTGCGCTGGATGGTGGGCGCGTTCGCCGCCAGCAGCATCGAGGAAGGCGACGCCGAACTCCGCGTCCGGACCTCAAACGCCACGCGCACGATCTACAACGAGGACCGCAAGGACCTGCTGAACGAATACGCGGTCTATGGCGAGGCCAGCTACGATCTCGGCGGCGGCTGGAAGGCCGCCGTGGGCGGCCGCAGCTTCAAGACCTCCGTCCATACCCGCTCCTACGTGCTGGCGCCGTCGCCGGGCGTCTCGCGGGATCTCGACCGCAAGGCCTCGTTCAGCGGCTTCTCGCCGAAGATCTCATTGCAAAGAGACCTGTCCGGCGGCGGCATGATCTACGTGCTGACCTCGGAAGGGTATCGCGCCGGCGGTTTCAACTCGGGCGGCCTGGTGACCCCGTCGGAAACCCGCCGAACGTTCCGGCCCGATCACCTGCGCAACTACGAGCTCGGCGCCACCCTGACGCCGTTCAACGCTCGCCTGAACCTGCGCACGGCCCTGTTCTATGTCGATTGGCGCGACATCCAGACCGACCAGTATTTCTCTTCGGGCCTGTCCTACACCGCCAATATCGGTGACGGTCGCAACCGCGGCGTCGAGATCGAGGCCGCCTGGCGAGCGACCGGCCGCCTGACCGTGTCCGGCAACGCCCTGTTCAACGAGCCCAAGCTGACGCGCATCGCGCCGGGTTTCGGCATCGGGGCGACGGCCAGCCTGCCCGGCGTGCCCGACGTCTCGTTCGGCAGCCTGATCACCTATCATCGTCCGCTGACGGCCAACGCCTCGATGATGCTGACGGCCGAGACCGGCTATATCGGCCGATCGCGCCTGACCTTCGACCCGCGCTACTCGCCGTCCATGGGCGGCTACTACACTGGCAAGCTGTCAGCCCAGGTGATGACCGACCGCTGGCGGGCGGCGATGTTCGTCAGCAATCCCTGGAACAGCTCCAGCGACACCTTCGCCTACGGCAATCCGTTCAGCTTCGGCCAGGTGCGCCAGGTGACGCCTCAACGCCCGCGGACCTGGAGTCTGGCCCTCTCGGCCAATTTCTAG
- a CDS encoding FecR family protein has protein sequence MSRSAQHLQEAADWLTRLQRPEVDETDWLAFDAWLSEPGAQEAYDAIQAVDEEIFQRGSAIRGELAEPRRVAAKRAFSIDWRWLGGLGAAAAAAAVAITVAPWGELLPQPDTLYATAKGESRALQLADGTHIDLNTDSHLSVRLEKDARRVTVHEGQALFDVAHDSARPFLITAGDETVRVVGTRFDVRRRDGQLSVTVLRGLVEVSTDGNDTPIQLRPGQMLEHVEGASGVSVRSVAAEDQVGWRSGRLIYRDQPLGRIVSDMNHYFDRPIRLEGENTATLRFSGVLIVDGQDAMVRRLTSLMPISATPTDDAIVLRGRSASN, from the coding sequence TGCAAGAGGCGGCCGATTGGCTGACCCGCCTGCAGCGGCCGGAGGTCGACGAGACCGACTGGCTGGCGTTCGACGCCTGGCTCTCCGAGCCGGGCGCGCAGGAGGCGTATGACGCCATCCAGGCCGTCGACGAGGAGATCTTCCAGCGAGGTTCGGCGATCCGAGGGGAACTAGCCGAGCCCAGGCGCGTCGCGGCGAAGCGGGCGTTCTCGATCGACTGGCGTTGGCTGGGCGGTCTGGGCGCGGCCGCCGCCGCGGCCGCCGTCGCGATCACCGTCGCGCCCTGGGGCGAACTGCTGCCACAGCCGGATACGCTCTACGCCACCGCCAAGGGCGAAAGCCGCGCCCTGCAGCTGGCCGACGGCACCCACATCGACCTGAACACCGACTCCCACCTCTCCGTCCGCCTGGAGAAGGACGCGCGTCGCGTCACGGTCCATGAAGGCCAAGCCCTGTTCGACGTGGCGCACGACAGCGCCCGCCCGTTCCTGATCACCGCCGGTGACGAGACGGTGCGCGTCGTCGGCACCCGGTTCGACGTTCGTCGCCGCGACGGCCAGCTCAGCGTCACCGTGCTGCGCGGTCTGGTCGAGGTCTCCACCGACGGTAATGACACGCCGATCCAACTGCGCCCTGGCCAGATGCTGGAGCATGTCGAAGGCGCCTCCGGGGTCTCGGTGCGGTCCGTGGCGGCCGAAGACCAAGTGGGTTGGCGCTCGGGCCGACTGATCTATCGCGACCAGCCCTTGGGCCGGATCGTCAGCGACATGAACCATTATTTCGACCGCCCTATTCGCCTTGAAGGCGAAAACACGGCGACACTTCGGTTTTCCGGCGTATTGATCGTGGATGGCCAGGATGCGATGGTTCGCCGCCTGACCAGCCTGATGCCTATTTCGGCGACGCCGACCGATGATGCCATTGTCCTGCGCGGAAGGTCCGCTTCGAACTGA